One window of Cohnella hashimotonis genomic DNA carries:
- a CDS encoding carbohydrate ABC transporter permease, with protein MRLRPKRTPVSAAILWIYSLLTLLLLCYMTYQSLRPKKELLSATFGMPKHFGFGNFRKLFAEAGFFTYLLNSALILFGSLAIVVLLSTMVAYGIGKFNFRFKGGLLLYFLIGLMFPVQLGIVPIFLLIRDMHLLNSQWAVILVLASGLSMPVFLLTTFFARLPHDLYESAKIDGAGEWTTFLRVMFPLASPVTFSVCIIMSMQIWNQFFVPLIFLQSESRKTIPLMIMKFTTNVLYNMDLALVGSVMATVPLLILFFFFSGRVIEGVAAGGVKG; from the coding sequence ATGAGACTGAGACCGAAGCGGACGCCCGTCAGTGCGGCGATCCTCTGGATCTACTCGCTGCTGACGCTGCTGCTGCTCTGCTACATGACCTACCAATCGCTGCGTCCCAAGAAAGAGCTGCTCTCCGCCACCTTCGGCATGCCGAAGCATTTTGGCTTCGGCAATTTCCGCAAGCTGTTCGCCGAGGCAGGCTTCTTCACTTACCTGCTCAACAGCGCGCTCATCCTGTTCGGCTCGCTCGCCATCGTCGTGCTGTTGTCCACGATGGTCGCGTACGGGATCGGCAAGTTCAATTTCCGCTTCAAAGGCGGGCTGCTGCTCTACTTTCTGATCGGCCTCATGTTCCCCGTGCAGCTCGGCATCGTCCCGATCTTCCTGCTCATTCGCGACATGCATCTGCTGAACAGCCAGTGGGCCGTCATCCTGGTGCTCGCCTCGGGGCTGTCGATGCCCGTGTTTCTGCTGACCACCTTTTTCGCCAGACTGCCGCACGACCTGTACGAATCGGCCAAAATCGACGGCGCCGGGGAGTGGACGACCTTTTTGCGCGTCATGTTCCCGCTAGCCAGTCCCGTCACCTTCAGCGTCTGCATCATCATGTCCATGCAGATCTGGAACCAGTTCTTCGTGCCGCTCATCTTCCTCCAGAGCGAGAGCCGCAAGACGATCCCGCTCATGATCATGAAGTTCACGACGAACGTGCTGTACAACATGGATCTCGCGCTGGTCGGCTCGGTCATGGCGACGGTGCCGCTGCTCATCCTGTTCTTTTTCTTCTCCGGCCGCGTCATCGAAGGCGTGGCGGCGGGCGGCGTGAAGGGGTGA
- a CDS encoding ABC transporter substrate-binding protein, giving the protein MQKSKPFAVLAAAALLALTLQACGGNDNNEGSASSGAPAPSSAGSSASASPSAAAPSGENVTLKVWGDLGNQAVLEEPFKKINAAFEQKYPNIKLTYDFAQNDQSLNVALQANELPDLFWVQGDKTSKMGEMVKNGFLLDLTSYNMDLSRNADPEKAYCTVDGKLYCSLPSFFDTNVVYYNKDLFDKNGLSVPANWDEFVQGLDKLKAAGVTPIALAGKSEWDRAWPIFAFAPAFANAALQKAQAGEGKLTDPTVAETLQAFRDFADKGYFGKDFLAQDMAGAQFAFTNGKAAAIIDGTWNNATYVASGVNLGRFPVPNKEGKRVVQSSYSNFMTYAISSKSEHPAEAVKYLEFLSSQEAQQIMEDSTGLVPTIKDITPKDEGVKELAVFDEAGLNIYSVLTALSTPESNAADIMMKDVIPKLMTGAITGEEGAAILDKAAKYPGQ; this is encoded by the coding sequence TTGCAAAAAAGCAAACCGTTCGCCGTCCTCGCCGCCGCCGCCCTGCTCGCGCTGACGCTGCAAGCCTGCGGAGGCAACGACAACAACGAAGGCAGCGCATCTTCCGGCGCACCTGCGCCTTCCTCCGCCGGTTCGTCCGCATCGGCTTCGCCGAGCGCCGCCGCTCCGTCGGGAGAAAACGTCACGCTCAAGGTATGGGGCGACCTGGGCAACCAAGCCGTGCTTGAAGAGCCGTTCAAAAAGATCAACGCGGCCTTCGAACAAAAGTATCCGAACATCAAGCTGACCTACGATTTCGCCCAAAACGACCAAAGCCTGAACGTGGCCCTCCAGGCCAACGAGCTGCCCGACCTGTTCTGGGTGCAGGGCGACAAGACGTCCAAGATGGGCGAGATGGTCAAAAACGGATTTCTGCTCGACCTGACGTCCTACAACATGGACCTCAGCCGCAACGCCGACCCGGAAAAAGCCTACTGCACCGTTGACGGCAAGCTCTACTGCTCGCTCCCGTCCTTTTTCGATACGAACGTCGTGTACTACAACAAGGACTTGTTCGATAAAAACGGCTTGAGCGTACCCGCCAACTGGGACGAATTCGTCCAGGGCCTCGACAAGCTGAAGGCGGCAGGCGTCACGCCGATCGCGCTGGCGGGCAAGAGCGAGTGGGATCGCGCGTGGCCGATCTTCGCCTTCGCCCCGGCGTTCGCAAACGCCGCCCTGCAAAAGGCGCAAGCCGGCGAGGGCAAGCTGACGGATCCTACCGTCGCCGAGACGCTGCAGGCGTTCCGCGACTTCGCCGACAAAGGATACTTCGGCAAAGACTTCCTCGCCCAGGACATGGCGGGCGCGCAGTTCGCCTTCACCAACGGCAAGGCGGCGGCCATCATCGACGGCACCTGGAACAACGCCACCTACGTCGCGTCGGGCGTCAACCTCGGCCGCTTCCCGGTCCCGAACAAGGAAGGCAAGCGCGTCGTGCAATCGAGCTACAGCAACTTTATGACCTACGCGATCTCCTCCAAGTCGGAGCATCCGGCCGAAGCGGTCAAGTACCTGGAGTTCCTCAGCAGCCAGGAAGCGCAGCAGATCATGGAGGACTCGACGGGCCTCGTGCCGACGATCAAGGACATCACGCCGAAAGACGAAGGCGTCAAGGAACTCGCCGTATTCGACGAAGCCGGCCTTAACATCTACTCCGTGCTCACTGCGCTGTCCACGCCGGAGTCCAACGCCGCGGACATCATGATGAAGGACGTCATTCCGAAGCTGATGACCGGCGCGATCACGGGCGAAGAGGGCGCGGCCATCCTCGACAAGGCAGCCAAATATCCAGGTCAATAA
- a CDS encoding carbohydrate ABC transporter permease — MAWIRSKPFIWFILPGFLLYSLFSVYPIFSAIQISLTRWDGIGKKTFVGFGNYGELFSNPELFRQLTNALGHSATIFALNALVVLPAQLYLAYLIYGKIRGHRFFQAMIFSPQFIATPVIVFMGTLVFDGNIGVFNKLLETVGLGGWTRPWMGLPELGIYIVWLLVAWSGIGVGMIFFLGAMKMISGEIIEAALLDGASYWGRFFRIVLPQIKTTILNMLILTYIFAMTLFDYSFILGGASGGINRSVDVMALFFYRISFGDNSAVGGTTNVNAMGMGTTIACVMFVIVFAVALVQVALTYRRAED, encoded by the coding sequence ATGGCCTGGATCCGCAGCAAGCCGTTTATCTGGTTCATCCTGCCGGGCTTCCTGCTTTATTCGCTCTTTTCCGTCTATCCGATCTTCTCGGCGATCCAGATCAGCCTGACGCGCTGGGACGGCATCGGCAAAAAGACGTTTGTCGGCTTCGGCAATTACGGCGAGCTGTTCTCGAACCCGGAGCTGTTCCGCCAACTCACCAACGCCTTGGGCCACAGCGCCACGATCTTCGCGCTGAACGCGCTCGTCGTGCTGCCCGCGCAGCTCTATCTGGCCTATCTTATCTACGGCAAAATCCGGGGGCACCGCTTTTTCCAGGCGATGATCTTCTCCCCGCAATTCATAGCGACGCCGGTCATCGTATTTATGGGCACGCTCGTGTTCGACGGCAACATCGGCGTGTTCAACAAGCTGCTCGAGACGGTCGGCCTGGGCGGTTGGACGCGGCCCTGGATGGGCTTGCCCGAGCTCGGCATCTACATCGTCTGGCTGCTCGTCGCCTGGTCGGGCATCGGCGTCGGCATGATTTTTTTCCTGGGCGCGATGAAAATGATATCCGGCGAAATCATCGAGGCCGCGCTGCTGGACGGAGCTTCTTATTGGGGACGTTTTTTCCGCATCGTGCTGCCGCAGATCAAGACGACGATCCTCAACATGCTGATCCTGACGTACATTTTCGCCATGACGCTGTTCGACTACAGCTTCATTCTCGGCGGCGCGTCGGGCGGCATCAATCGAAGCGTCGACGTCATGGCCTTGTTTTTCTACCGGATCTCGTTCGGCGACAACAGCGCGGTGGGCGGCACGACCAATGTGAACGCGATGGGCATGGGGACGACGATCGCCTGCGTGATGTTCGTCATCGTCTTCGCCGTCGCGCTCGTCCAGGTGGCCCTCACTTACCGCAGAGCGGAGGACTGA